The following nucleotide sequence is from Cygnus atratus isolate AKBS03 ecotype Queensland, Australia chromosome 15, CAtr_DNAZoo_HiC_assembly, whole genome shotgun sequence.
aCCCTGCTGGAGCACCCCagggtggggttgggggggcacccccagccACGGGGGCGGTGTGTGACGGTGACTTGGTGCCCTTCCTCCTTGCTGCCACCCCGGGCAGGTCCCACCTGCAGGATCTCAAGGACATCACCCACAACGTGCATTACGAGAGCTACCGCGTGCGGCGGCTGAACGAGAGCAACCGGGTGGCGCTGAGCCCCGCCAATGGGCTGCCGGGCAAGGACGAGGACGACAGCAACCTCTGAGCCCTGGGAGCCCAGCCCCCGTGGCGGTGACCGTCACCTGCCCCACCAGTGACTGTGCTGCCCCGTGCCACCTCTGCCAGCTGCGGACGGACCCACGCCCCCCGGCATCACCTTCCCCTGTCCCCGGACACCTCGGCAGGTGCAGGGGGACGCCACGCACCCCCCCCGGCCCACGCTGGTTCAAGGATGTGAGCAGAGGGGGCTCCCagggtgtccccgtccccaagTCACCCCCAGCCTCGCCACCGGGCTTCACCAGGATCCCCTGAAGCCTGCTTGGCATTAAAGGTGAAGCCGGAGCCTTCAGCATCCGCCATTGTCAtcctccccctgccacccccgCGGCGCTGTCCCTGGTGGTGACAAGGGGGCAGCTGGCCAGGTGCAGGGCGGCCGGTCGCAGCGGGGCTGGCGGAGCACGGGTCCCCTCCCCGCTGTCACCCCACCGGCCCAGCCCGGTGACGGCAGCGGGCGCACCCGGACTTTGAGCCGCTTATCGGGCCACGGCTGTGCCCGCAGGGAGTGGCAGCAGCACCCGGAGGTGTGTGGGCTACACCCAGCTGCTCCCCACTGCGTCACCCCCTGGTGGGGACCCCgggccccctccctccccccttcaTGGGGACATTTCCAAGGAGCCCCCAGGATTTCAGGGTGCAGCACCCCGAAATCCTCACCTGCAGCACCGGCAGGGCGCGGGGgccccctgggtgctgctggggtgcGGGAGAGGCCCCTTTGCACCTCCcgcccccagggcagggcccGGGCTGGGTGCCAGCACCCGCCCCCCCCGAACCGTCACCACCAGTGCCGGCCCCGCGTTAATGATCCACCCGCCGCACCGCcgccagccccgagcagccgTGCGGGGCCGTggtggggacggggaccggGGTCTGTGGCGCGGGGACCCCCGGGGATGTGCGGGGGCCGGCAGCCGGCGGCTCCCCACCGCGCGCCCCACCCCTCGGTCCCGGCACGCAGATAAGAGCGGCAGGCGGCAGCGGCCACTTCCCGGCGCTCGGCGTGGGAGCTCGGCGGGGCCATGGCGCTGGTGACGGTGAACCTGCGAGCCGTCACCTCCTGGGTGGGCATCGCCCGGCTCTTCGCCATCCTGCTGTCCTGCATCTCCTTCAGCCTGGTGGCCTCCACCAGGAACTTCGGGCCCCCCTACGGGACGTGGTGCATGTTCAGCTGGTGCTTCTGCTTCATCGTGACACTGCTGATcgtcctgctggagctgctggagctctACCCCAAGCTGCCCCTCTCCTGGGATGACTtcacctcagccttctccatgctgGCGGCACTGATGATCTTCACCAGCTCGGTGGTGTTCCCCTCCGCCTTCATCACCAgcccttgcagcagcagctcctgcatgcGCCAGGCGGCCGCCACGGCCATGTCCTGCCTCTGCTTCCTCGCCTACGCCCTCGAGGTGGGGCTCACCCGTGCCAAGCCGGGGGACATCAGCAGCTTCCTCTCCACCGTGCCTGGCCTCCTCAAGGTGTTTGAGGCCTATGTGGCGTGTCTCATCTTCTCCTTGCTGGATTCCTACGGCTCCCAACCTGGCCTGCAGTGGTGCGTGGCCGTCTACTCCATCTGCTTCATCATCACCCTCCTCATCATCATCTTCACCATCGGCCGCTGCCTCAGCTACATGCCCTGCCCACTGGAGAAGGTGCTGGTGGCCTACAACGCACTGGCCATGGTAATGTACCTCACCGCCATTGTCATCTGGCCCTTCTACAGCTTCAAAAACACGAGCCGGCCCAACCCCTGCGACGCGAACTGCTCCTGGAACAAGCACCTGGGGGTCACCTTCCTCACCATCTTCAACTTCCTCGCCTACCTTGTGGACCTGGTCTACTCCACCAAGATGGTCTTCATCAGGGCCCCTCCCTgatggcggcggggcgggcgcggggccgggcgcggagCTGAGGAAGAGGCCGGGTGCCTCGGAGAGCTCCTTCctcccggcctccccccgggccggggggcagcggtggtgctgggggtgccggcggggggggggagcagggtgcGGGGGGATCCCGATGgcctgggggcggggggggcttTGGGATTAAATTGGgtcatttttcacttgtttctgCCTCCACTTTCTTCcccctgttttctttccctggctggggcggggggggctgtTCTGGGTCGCCTCCTGGGGCcgggtggtggcagggggataCCGGccttcagcagcttctcttctctcctgccCATTGCCGCTGGAGTTAAACGGGGCatgaccaggaaaaaaaacaacccgGATGCTTCTGACTTGGCATCGCAGGACCCTGCAGAACGGGTTCGGGAGGAAtgtggctgctgggggggggtgggcagaGTCCCCAAGCCCTGGGACAGGTCTGTCACCATCACCGGGGTGAGAGCCCCACGGCTCACGGTCACGCTGGCTGGAGCGGCTGCGCCGCCCGCCCCGTGCCTGCTGTTTCACACCGTGGTGGCACCAGGGAGTCCCCTGCCTGAGGACACGGGGGAGCCACCAGCGCCCAAGGGGTGCCACTGCGAGGCCGGTGGCACAGCAGGGTGCCACCACGCTGGGAAGAAGGGCGCAAAGCGGTGTGGGCATGTCCTGCAGGAAGGGCACCGGCATGGGGGACAGGCACCCACGGGGCACAGTGTCCCTGCGCTGTCCCCAACCCGCGCTGCTCCCTCGGGTTCTGCCTCCCCAGGCCTCGCGCTGCGTTTAGCCACGTGTTTGGCCCCAGGCTGcgctccccctgctccttcaCCAGTGCCACCACCGTTCCACCGCCTTGTCCCCGCCACCTCCCAGCCAGGTGCCACAACCCCACGGTGGCCATCACCTCGCCACCGTGACCTCCGCCCTGCCGGTGGGGCCCGCGCTCGGCTGCCAGAGCCTCTCGAGGCAGAAATTTTTTgagcaaataaggaaaaaaaaaacgcacaCCCCGGCGCAGCCCTGCCCAGCGCCGGAGCGGAGCTATTTTTAGTGCCCGAGTTGATTGAAATTCATAGAGGAAAGAGGCGCGGGAGCGCGCGGCGGCCGTCACCGGCGATGAGTTGCGGCGCTTGGTGCCGGTAACGGGTAacgcggcggggctgcggccggtGGGCACGGTGAGGCTGGGGCGCGGGGAGGCAGCCACGGGTGGGCTGGGGGCATGCGGGGTGTGGGGGGCTCCCAGCCCGCTGCACCCCACgcagggatctgggggtgtcTCTTGGCCCCGGGGCGCGCGGTGGCACCGGGAGCAGCTGAGTGCTGGTGGGCGTAGGGAGCACCGGTGCTGTACCGTGCTATGGGGTTCCcgggtgctgtgctgtgggcagCTCCGGGGCCGGGCCGTGATGATACGGAGcccccgtgccgtgccgtgccgtgccgtgccgtgccgtgccgtgccgtgccgtgccgtgctaTGGGGTACCCAAATAGCGCGCTATGGGGAGCGCCGGTGCTGTGCCGTTGCCGTGCTGTGCCACGGGGAgccgccgtgccgtgccgtgccgtgccgtgccgtgccgtgccatggGGAGCCCCGGTGCGGCGCGGTTGCCGGTGCAGgagcggtgccggtgccggtgcgcGGCGGATTCCTCCCCCTAGGGGTCGGTGTGCACCGGAGCGGCGGCGCGGGAGGCGGCAGCTCCTGCGCACGgcccggggcggccggggcacggcggcggcggggagcgggcaCCGGCGAGGGCCCGGGTGAGtgcggccggggcggggggcgccggggccgggggccccCCCTCACGATACCCGAGCCGGCAGCCAGGGCCCCGGGATGAGCGGGGCGGGcggtggggaggggggcgaTGGAGCACCGGGCACTCCCCTCCCGCACCCCCGGGCCGGCTGGAGCGCACGGTTCAgccccaggctggctggggaTCCCGGGGGGCCCCCGGAGGGGTCCCCTCCTTCAGCTGGCTGCACCGCATGCGAGGGCCACCTCTGTCGCTGGCGGTGGGTGAGGAGCCCGCCGAGGGGGGTTTAGCTTCTTACAAGCCAGCACCAGCGCCCGGCCCCCTTCCCCACCAGCTGGAAGCCCCTGTGACCCCCCGAGATGTTGCTGTGGCCCTCAGCGCCCCTGTGGCCCTAGGGACACCTCCGTGTCCCCGTCTGGACAAGCAACCCCCAGGCAGCCCCCATCAGCCTCCCCCAAGGGGGCCAGGTCTGAGCCCCACTTGAGGTGACTGCCTGAGGGCTCGCACCCCCGCCATGTCCCCTCTGCGTCCCCTCTGTGTCCCTTGTGGCTGCAGGCCACGGCCAGGagccccccagggctgctccagctggagtGGGGACCAGGGGCAAGTGGGGCAGCCTGGCAGTGCCCCTGGCTGAGACCGGTGTCACCAGGGGAGGGACCCCCACAGAGCCCCAACCTCGTGGGGACACGGCTGTGGGTGCTACCTGGGGGGCACCCAGGTGGGAGCAGGATTGGGGTCAGGGTCTGTCCCCATGGATCTTATCCCACCCCTCCCATTGTCCCCACAGCCGTCTGCGTGGCAGGATGGGGATGTGGCACCCCCAAACTGATAGCGCCGTTTTtgggaggggggtggggagaacAACGTACGTGTGCTCCAGGACAGCTGCACCAGGCTGTGGGTGTCTGCACGGCAAGGAAGGGGTTAATGCGTGCCGCGGGGTGTCGGGGTGCCGGGGTGTCCCCGTGGCCGGTGCGCCCAGGCTGCTCCTCGCACCGGTGACCTCGCACCACTGCCATGGCAACGGCGCGTGAAGTCACCGGTGCTCGCGGCGCGGTGCCAGCGTGGGCGTCCGCTCCCGCAGCCCGCTGTCACCGCGcgccccgtgtccccccaggATGAGCTGCGCCCCCGCCAGCGCCGACGCCTGACCCTGCCACCATGCTCGTCAAGGAGTACCGCATCTGCATGCCGCTCACCACCGAGGAGGTGCGTGCGTGGTCCCcccgggggcgcggggggcaCTGGGTGGTGGTTCTGGGGGATCTGCTCGCAGATGGGCTGGGGGACACCGCGGTCCCCGCTGCCGTCCCCTCTGGGGCAAGGACCGTGCCTCGGTTAAGTCATTTTGGCCACGGCTGTTGGGTGCGGGATGCTCTGTGTGATGTTTTGGGGTGCGAGCACGGGACCCCCGGCACGTCCCATCGCTGTGCATGGCGTCCCCGGGGCACAACGCCTGGGGCAGCGCAGAGGTGGTGGGCAAAGGGCTGCGGTTTGGGTGCTGGCGGAGCAGCCCAAATCCCCGCCGGCAAGCAGCAGCGATCAGTGGGGCCAttctggggagcaggggctcgCAGCAGCTGCGCCCACACCTGCGGGTTTCTGGCAGCACCTGGGGAAGGTTTGCGGTTAGGCGGAGCGGCGAGGAGACCTGCCTGGCAGCCGGGATGATGGATGGGATCTCCGGCACAACAACAACGCGGTTATTGCGCCGCCGCACCGCCGAGTACGGGCACACACGgccatggttttttttttccctggccCGCccgggcaggcaggcagggaaatCACTGCAGGTACCTGGGCAGTGGGAagggcaggatccggccctcACCCAGGCATGAGAGCAGGGGGACCCTGGGGAGaatcctgcctgctgcacggCTCGGGCTCTGGCACCGCtttgctctgtgcctcagtttcccctctcACTCACTGCAGTACCGCGTAGGGCAGCTGTACACCATCAGCAAGCACAGCCACCAGGAGAGCGAGAAGGGCGAGGGCGTGGAGGTGGTGAAGAACGAGCCCCACGAGGACCCCGTCCACGGCCCCGGCCAGTTCACCGAGAAGCGCGTCCACCTCTCCAGGTGAGGCACCCGCCCGCGGTCCcatcctgccccagctccacgGGGacgctgctgtgctggggggcacaGGCAGGCAGTGGTGTGAGCCCGTCCCTGCTTCCAAAATCCTCAGGGAACAGCCTTCCCAAAGTGGGGCTGCACCTGCCTCCTGGGATGCGCCCACCTTTTGGGGGATGCACCCATCTCCCAGGGGTGCCACCATCTCGTGGGGGCTGCACCTGTCTTGGGGACTGCACCCATCTCCTGGGGTGCACCCATCTTCAGGGACTGCACTCATCTTTGGGGTGTGCCCATCTCCTGGGGTGTGCGCACCTCCTGGGGGCTGCACCCATCTTTGGGATTGCATCCATCTCCTGAGGGCTGCAC
It contains:
- the MYADM gene encoding myeloid-associated differentiation marker, coding for MALVTVNLRAVTSWVGIARLFAILLSCISFSLVASTRNFGPPYGTWCMFSWCFCFIVTLLIVLLELLELYPKLPLSWDDFTSAFSMLAALMIFTSSVVFPSAFITSPCSSSSCMRQAAATAMSCLCFLAYALEVGLTRAKPGDISSFLSTVPGLLKVFEAYVACLIFSLLDSYGSQPGLQWCVAVYSICFIITLLIIIFTIGRCLSYMPCPLEKVLVAYNALAMVMYLTAIVIWPFYSFKNTSRPNPCDANCSWNKHLGVTFLTIFNFLAYLVDLVYSTKMVFIRAPP